One segment of Oscillospiraceae bacterium MB08-C2-2 DNA contains the following:
- a CDS encoding IclR family transcriptional regulator, with translation MEETKVKSLAKALKVLECFNSKNPELGITQISKMLNMGKSSVSNIVSTYEQLGYLEQNPETGRYSLDLKLLEFSYIINERLGYQRLFHDVMQDVSKQLNVITYFAKYRNGEVFYLCNSYPQAKAYDYPYRSIIGETAAMYCTSLGKAMMAHLPADELERVLRQDRIAYTEYTITDEAVIREEISTVRRQGYALDREEHEYGLRCMGVPILTGSNTLYGALSMSSPNLDFSTDEAVQEYARIMKEAALALRERIVK, from the coding sequence ATGGAGGAGACCAAGGTAAAGTCTCTGGCAAAGGCTTTAAAGGTTTTGGAGTGCTTTAATTCCAAGAACCCGGAGCTGGGGATCACACAAATCAGCAAGATGCTGAACATGGGAAAAAGCAGCGTAAGCAACATTGTATCTACTTATGAGCAGCTGGGCTACTTGGAGCAGAATCCCGAAACAGGCCGTTACAGCTTGGATCTGAAGCTGTTGGAATTTTCCTACATTATCAATGAGCGCTTGGGCTATCAGAGGCTGTTTCACGATGTAATGCAGGATGTATCAAAGCAGCTGAATGTGATTACTTATTTTGCCAAGTATCGCAATGGAGAAGTGTTTTATCTCTGCAACAGCTATCCCCAAGCCAAGGCGTATGACTATCCTTACCGCAGCATCATTGGCGAGACAGCCGCCATGTATTGCACATCGCTGGGCAAAGCGATGATGGCGCATCTTCCTGCCGATGAATTGGAGCGGGTGCTCCGGCAGGATCGAATTGCCTATACAGAGTATACCATTACAGACGAGGCGGTAATTCGTGAGGAAATTAGTACCGTTCGCAGGCAGGGCTATGCACTTGACCGTGAAGAGCACGAATATGGCCTGCGCTGTATGGGTGTGCCCATTCTGACAGGCTCCAATACCCTGTATGGCGCGCTGAGCATGTCCTCACCCAATCTGGATTTTTCTACAGATGAAGCGGTGCAGGAGTATGCACGGATTATGAAGGAAGCGGCCCTTGCTCTGCGGGAGCGCATAGTAAAATAG